Proteins encoded in a region of the Borreliella valaisiana VS116 genome:
- a CDS encoding plasmid maintenance protein, protein MYKLEKEIKVITELRAMNIDSEFTSHYKLNFPLEEISRKIRDYFSKKNKNF, encoded by the coding sequence ATTTACAAATTAGAAAAAGAAATAAAAGTCATAACTGAACTTCGTGCTATGAATATAGATAGTGAATTTACAAGTCACTATAAACTTAATTTTCCTTTAGAAGAGATAAGCCGTAAAATACGAGACTATTTTTCAAAAAAAAATAAAAATTTTTAA
- a CDS encoding chromosome replication/partitioning protein — protein MSLGIKINDRIIAKEETKKNLNNKEEVIEHYNTLKTQLKSNLQQGVYSKIENMKILKEIKDNEYYKLDGYKNFNSFIKDYKLAKTQTYCYLRIAQAIENGVIEEPFLLENGIKETIIFLRNSNSEKIKKSKQNLIKPLRFQLKKQESYDFYKKNAKFTSFMMDEIFENQKEFLNRLMKKYEKLKV, from the coding sequence ATGAGTTTAGGAATAAAGATAAACGACAGAATAATAGCAAAGGAAGAAACAAAAAAAAATTTAAATAATAAAGAAGAAGTAATAGAACATTATAATACGTTAAAAACACAGTTAAAATCTAATTTACAACAAGGGGTTTACTCTAAGATAGAAAATATGAAAATTTTGAAAGAAATTAAAGATAATGAATATTATAAATTAGATGGTTATAAAAATTTTAATTCCTTTATAAAAGATTATAAATTAGCTAAAACTCAAACTTATTGTTATTTAAGAATAGCACAAGCTATAGAAAATGGTGTTATAGAAGAGCCTTTCTTATTAGAAAATGGTATTAAGGAGACTATAATCTTTTTAAGAAATAGTAATTCGGAAAAAATTAAAAAATCTAAGCAAAATTTAATAAAACCTTTAAGGTTTCAACTTAAAAAGCAAGAAAGTTATGATTTTTACAAAAAAAATGCTAAATTTACCAGTTTTATGATGGACGAAATTTTTGAAAATCAAAAAGAGTTTCTTAATAGACTTATGAAGAAATATGAAAAACTGAAAGTATAA
- a CDS encoding ERF family protein codes for MQNLNNNPQEINQAEIHFISDMKTLRMNLSGIEKNLKGYGYKYQNFNDIVEEIYNVIEKHNLQLDFKQFPTFTYDPYGRVHIVRTTFYSTNTGYKDSFYTPILTENLKWNNENGSKNVNTTPQLVGSSITYFKRYALVAYLNIRSEVDTDAAPINNNGYKNENSTMSSKQVSVNQEQKKDINQNQIKNFNKKLKIGKSYYYEIFRNALFNIKNWVNEDTEKSNIKALIRALCVDNDDVLDNIFEKDLKLKSIEYWAKILKDYFNKTNKLDDLNKFEKFMLDKESIYETSVLKFFCMLKEERQFDYIFLL; via the coding sequence ATGCAAAACTTAAACAATAATCCACAAGAAATTAATCAAGCAGAAATTCACTTTATAAGTGATATGAAAACCCTAAGGATGAACTTATCAGGGATTGAGAAAAATCTTAAAGGATATGGCTATAAATATCAGAATTTCAATGATATAGTAGAAGAAATTTATAACGTTATTGAAAAACACAATTTACAACTTGATTTTAAGCAATTTCCAACTTTTACATACGATCCGTATGGTAGAGTTCATATTGTTAGAACTACATTTTATAGTACAAATACTGGGTATAAAGACTCATTTTATACACCAATACTTACAGAAAATTTAAAATGGAACAATGAAAATGGTTCTAAAAATGTTAATACAACGCCACAACTTGTGGGCTCATCAATTACTTATTTCAAAAGATACGCTTTAGTTGCATATCTTAACATAAGAAGTGAAGTGGACACTGATGCAGCGCCTATAAACAACAATGGTTATAAAAATGAAAATTCTACTATGTCTAGCAAACAAGTTAGTGTTAATCAAGAACAAAAAAAAGACATAAATCAAAATCAAATAAAAAACTTTAATAAAAAGTTGAAAATTGGAAAATCTTATTACTATGAAATTTTTAGAAACGCGTTATTTAATATAAAAAATTGGGTAAATGAAGATACAGAAAAAAGTAATATAAAGGCCTTAATAAGGGCGTTATGTGTTGATAATGATGATGTTTTAGATAATATTTTTGAAAAAGATTTAAAGCTTAAAAGCATAGAATATTGGGCAAAAATTTTAAAAGATTATTTCAATAAGACTAATAAATTGGATGATCTAAATAAGTTTGAAAAATTTATGCTTGATAAAGAGTCCATTTATGAAACAAGTGTATTAAAATTTTTTTGCATGTTAAAAGAAGAAAGACAATTTGATTATATATTTTTATTGTAA